Within Oreochromis aureus strain Israel breed Guangdong linkage group 19, ZZ_aureus, whole genome shotgun sequence, the genomic segment TGAGAGGTTTgacttcttcatcatcatctcagACACTCGCTTCAGAGAAAATGATGTGAAACTCGCTCAGGAGATtcagaagatgaagaaaaagttCTACTTTGTTCGCTCAAAGATCGACAACAACATACGTGatgaggaaagaaagaaagacttcAGTAAAGAGGAGACTCTTAGAAAAATCAGAGATGACTCTGTTCAAGGTGATTTTCATATCTAATCACTTTTACCCAAGTAATATAACTTTATGGATTTACTAAAAATATTCTGAGtttagtttgatttttttaaaataaaaaatattttgatatCTATTCACGTTAACATGTATTTTCTATAACACAGGACTCAGAGATTTAGGCTTTGAGTCTCCACAGGTCTTCCTGGTGTCCAGCTTTAAACCTCACATTTATGAATTCTCTGAATTACATGAGACCTTAGAGAGAGAACTTCCTGCACACAAGAGAGATGCTCTGCTGCGTGCCATGCCCAGCTTCAGCCTGAAGATCATCAACAAGATTACAGTTTTTCAGTCCAGAATAAAATACTGGGCTACTCTGTCTGCAGCTGTAGCAGCTGTTCCAGTTCCTGGCCTTTCTGCTGCCACTTTTAATCTCAGCATGATGGTTTCAGTTGTCACAGATTATGTAACTGGGTTTGGTCTTGATAAGCAGTCTCTGGAGAAACTTGCTGCCAGCTCAGGTGTGTCATACGATGATCTGTGTGCTGACATTAAGTCAGAACTggctaaagaaaaaataaccaAAGAGTTCTTCATGATAATGTTTATCTCACTTGCGAGCAAAGCTGCATTAATGGCAGCAGAGAAAGTATCCAGATGGATTCCCATAATTGTAACTGCAGCATCAATGGGCATCTCTTTTACAACAACCTACTTAACTCTGAGTGATTTCCTCAGCCAACTTGCTGATGATGCTCAGAGGGTGTTTAAAAGAGCTCTGGTTTTGGAAACATCAGTGTGATACTATAAAGTAAAATAGTCACTTGATGACACATTTTAAGCTGCAGTATGCAAACAAGCTTTgatatggtaaatggtctgtatttgtatatcTTTTTTAAAGATATACAAAGATTGACTCTCTGAACCCAGTCTCTGTAGAATCTGGCACAAACCCTCCGGTGTACACTGGTCAGCCATTTaactttgttcctttctctgtgcAGGAGGTCTGTAAAGCTCTTAAACTGTTAGATCCTAGAAAATCTCCAGGGCCCGACTTGCTAGATCCTTACTTCTTGAAACTGGCAGCTGATTTTGTGGCAGAGCCTCTCACAACACTTTTCAACCTCACACTGGATACAAATGAAATTCCCTCAGTATGGAAATCAGCTTTTGTTATTCCGCTATTAAAAGGGGGCGACCCAGCAGTGTTAACTAATTACAGACCAATATCTAATCTATCTGTGCTGGCCAAAGTTCTTGAAGCTCTTGTGTGTGAGCAGTTAAAGGAGTTTTACATACCAATGCCATTTTATCTGAATATCAATCAGGCTTTAGGAAGAATCATAGTACTATCACAGCTGCAATTAGAGTGGTAAATGATATTACTATTGCACTTGataaaaaacaacactgtgCATCCATCCCTTTTATTGATTTGTCAAAAGCATTTGACACTGTTGATCAttgtattttaaaacttagaCTCTTCCAGTCAGGACTCTCTGAGAGAGCAGTGGCATGGTTCTCAAACTACCTCAGTAACAGGTCTCAGTGCATAAAATCTGACGGTTTATGTTCTAACTTTCTTACAGTGCACAATGGAGTGCCACAGGGTTCTGTATTAGGTCCACTTCTATTTatcatttacataaacaatCTTGGTCTAAATGTGCCAGATGCAAATTTGCACTTCTATGCTGATGATACAGTTATTTACAGCTGTGGTTCAACTCTTGTCCAAGCCATTGACTCTTTGCAGAAAGCCTTTTTTGCTGTCCAGCACTCATTACTTCAGCTGAAACTTGTTCTCAACGCAGACAAAACAAAGCTCATGCTGTTTTCTAAATCAAGGAATTTGGCCCAAATAATCCCATCGGTAACCACTCTTGAAGGTAATAAAATAGAGTTGGTTCACACCTATAAATATCTGGGAATCTTAATTGATGACTCGCTCACCTTCAAACCACATGTAGAGAATCTTGTGAAAAACCTGAAgttaaaactgagattttattttcaaaataagttgtgtttctcttttaatacaAAGAAGCGGCTTGTTGCTGCAACATTCTTGCCTGTGCTGGATTATGGTGATATTCTATATATGAATGCTTCTGCTCAGTGTCTTCGAATGGTTGATTCTGTGTATCATGCTTCTCTGAGGTTCATCACTAACCGTAAATTTCAGACTCACCACTGTGAGTTATACTCTCAGGTAGGATGGCCTGCTTTGGTAAGTCGGAGGAACTCTCatttatacagttttatatataaGGCAATACTTGGGTTGCTGCCTTCTTATATATGTTCCCTGCTTGCAATGAAACATGCTGGTCGGTATTCTCTTCGTCCGCATGGttacttgttgctttctgttccACTTGCCCGAACTGAACTTGGTAAAAGAGCTTTTGTCAATTTAGCACCCTCGGCTTGGAACAAACTGCAGAAGGACTGGAAAATAACTGAATTCATTTCATTAAGTGCTTTTAAATCTAAACTACGAATCCTTGAGGCCAAGTCCATAATATGCAACTGTTTTAATTAGATTGATTGTCATTttaactgccttttttttttttttttttttttaattgaattttatttttatttgttttctttcacttacCTGTGTTTGAGTAATCTCTGTAACTGTGAGACACCTGCTGCTGCCTATCTTGGccaggtctcccttgaaaaagaggtttttaatctcaatgggatcttcctggttaaataaaggttaataaataaataaataaataaaacaaatttcagTGAGCATCAAGCACCTTGTACAGCTGATTTGTGTAACAGAGGCCTCAACAGGTCTCATTTCCTTTCATCAGAACAGAAAAGACAGAGTAACAAGTGTGATTTTGTTCTTTATAAACAATGTACAGTGTAGAAGAGCTACTGATGCTGTGCTGTTTTTCTAATTGTTTGGTTCATTTTTAATGTCAGCATTTTGTTCAAATCAGATCAAATAATGAAACTGGTTTTGCAATATTATATTACCATATCTAGCTTCCACCATAATAAATATTGAGTTATGCAGAATGTATGATGTAATTTGATACGTAGATGATGTGCAGAACACAAACTGCTCTGTGTGTATGTCCTGTTGACTGTAGATTGTGATGAGTGTTCACTGCCCTCCAGTGGTCACAGTGAGGAactacaacaataataataaagatatgaACTCAGTTTCTCACCATCATTCTTGTCTGTTATTAATAAAGTGTATCATTAGCATTATTtatgacttctgctaaatgatAGATTCCAATGCACTAAACAAAATACAGTGGAACCCTGACTGTTGAAAATTTTCGTAAGTCGAAGCCCCATCGCGCTTTTTGAGTAAACGATAGGCTATAGGCTAATTGCTAACTGCAACAACGTTCAAGTGGAACAGCAAAGCGCAAGTATGAAAGCCAAGggggttgtcacatgattcGGAAGGCATTGTGGGCATTGTAGGCATTCTGGGCTCATTCAGGTGAATTATTCCAGTCTCTGTATATGTGTAGTGGACAAAATATTAGAAACACAGGTGAGCAACTAAACACTGCACATATACAGAACGCATCATTTAATACCTGACTGgattaaaagtaaaacaaaagtcCCCACACCAATTTCTCAGTTTGTCATAATGCATGTGGATAATACAAATCTATAACAACTGAAAACTAAACTGATCGACTTTAAGAGCTTGTTCAGAAAATGAGTCACTGTTAGAAATTTGTCAACCTGCAGGGCCAGCACCCCTATACGGGAACCAATGTGGGTGATGGGACTCACCCAGCTCCAACTGCTGCAAGGCCATCCAGGTTTCTCTCCTGCCTCCTCTGATATGGAAATGGTGGTCCTGAGAGCAGGTGCAGTTTATGTCTGCCACACCTGTTCCCTTCTAGATTGTTTAGCTGTTAATTACAGGGTTCATTTAGTGGCCCGGACAGTCGGCCCCAAGAGACTTTAAAGAGATTTTAAATAGCTGGAGTAACATCTAAGAGCTATTTACACTACAACTAATTCTAAGATTAAGTTAAAAAATGTTCACAATTTAGACCTTAATTGCAggatattttattaaagcagtttagcaaaaacagaataaaaaaatagtatcaataaaacaaaatgattaTAATAACTTTAATTATACTTAACTAACCTACTCTCCGAGCGCAAATTGGATCACAttttggagaagctcactgcggtcgtgagttctcagaatcggctctttgagcacaagaatgacaacatcatggAGCGTAAGGTTGAtgacatcatggagaagctcgcAGCTCTCCAatgggagattgagagaccagtgtcggactgttagaacagctttgaaattcatatgagttgttcccactaaagtaaaaaacaccatcacttcatgcggataccccttTGGCGCCAGCTGTGGTGTCAAGgatggagctgaacaacaacaccctgataacgactgtgtttagactgtttagactgttctatgcattccatgcaaggccacctgggttggctggaagactgtttacttagcctgccAGGgcaaaggacactgtctcagctgaactctggacatacacacacacacacacaaacatatatacacaagcagatacacactcatcccccctccccctccaaacgccttcgacacttattcccttccgatgctgacggtggatcatggagaccagcgcataggctgcaggcccggatgtactgtctacactggctgtctctcaccctttacccacccctgttgatTGTCACACTGGAGCGATGTTCCTTTGTTGACgataagaagcagaagagatttCAGTGCTAAAAAATGATGCTGTTTGTGGAGAGTGTGACGGTGTTGTTTGAGTATGTTAACTAAACCACATGCCAACAGATTTAATGGATGTGATGATGGGAAAATGTTGCTTACATCGCTTCACTGAAATTGTTCTTTGAAGGATTTTCTCTAACTAtaagatttattattatttattgtttgacATCATTAATTATCCCTgtctggatgttgtgtttgacCACAGTGATGCGAGcacccagccccggacaccaagaaacACCAATGCACCAACGCCTCAGCCACCGACAgagagtgtggtgaggggagggcctgagatgttcccagagaggtggagtctaagacccgacctgacatatagacacaaacgtgcattcccaccctcatgcacacatatacagacaCAAATGGACACTGTagacacaatcacactccccaagcatACACTATACCCCAGGTCCAGTATGGTGCCCTACTGTGCTCCAATGGGACAAATGAATGACATCGGACACTAAAATCACATGAAATTGCTCGGCTGGGCAAAAATGGACAACTGACATACTTTATTAAACCCGAAGGAAATTATAGAGTGTTGAGTTTACAACAAAAGCCTAAATTGTATCATTTAATTAGTGATGTGACGCTCTGTATCGAGGCTTCAAAGTTTGTGTCGAGTAATGGAGGGGGCGTTTCTGCGATGCgcgtatcgaggcttgcttcatttatgggaggagctgaaaatgatgacgtccgAAGCCTTGCTGCCCGGCTGTACCACGTGACTGGTTCAGGAAGTGCTTCGAACTTTGCCGCGAGCTATGACAGCGATATAAACCCCTCagacttcattcaaaatgtgggtGTTTGATGGAGAGTTGTGGTTAGTGACATTTGGGAGAGAGTTTGGAGGTTTaggagagtgaggagagaaagtcaggagagaatggagccagctaagaagaggaggatgtcgtcccctgtgtgggaacattttgatcttattcctcccaacaaggtatgtaaatttctacagaagatgtattttcataatactgATGGTGCAATACAATTCACCGATTGTGGAACAAGACCAGGTGAGCCATCAAATGCCATGATAATATAGCATGCTGTAATGTTACTAAATCAtataacaatattatacaactgtaataagttacgtgtgtgatatttatatttgtgctttgttctcctgaggaaagacaataaaaacaatctcaaatagatgaagacctggttagcatggtgattgaggactcccagccatttagcattgtggaggacaaaggatttaaaagatctgttaaatcattaaatcctagctatgttctccccactaaaaaggtcataaaagcagtgaaactttagtttttacagaataaaatgtgaacaggcaGGACTGAGGCTCAAAGCCTCAGTGTGTAGCCAAATGGACCAAATGAAGCTTCAAGACGCTTTGTGCTGGGGTGAACCAATTGGATGAAAAGCTTCACTGCTTCATGAAGCTTCATCTGCCCATCACTACATTTAATACAGTAAATCACAAGGAATAAAAAAATGGGTCCAACACAAGCTTCAGAATAAAAGGTCCATTATTCTTGAACCACTGCTTCAAAGTGTCTTCAGTGCAGAGAAACACACATGACCAATGGCGTCAACTGGTTGGTTCACAGGTTCAAACCATAACATGAGATGCTTCGTAACGCTTCATCAgtgctgtgtgaatgtgtgtttctgaaagcaggagaaaacaaactaaaaaccgtTTCCACAGGTACGCCTTCTTCCA encodes:
- the LOC116329923 gene encoding interferon-inducible GTPase 5-like, with the translated sequence MEASFASVKTDLMNNNTAAAVERIQRYLEEPNDIPLNIAITGESKSGKSTFLNALRGIKSKDEGAAPTSMTQTPMEVTPYPHPNYPNVTLWDLPGIGTTKFPADEYLELAGFERFDFFIIISDTRFRENDVKLAQEIQKMKKKFYFVRSKIDNNIRDEERKKDFSKEETLRKIRDDSVQGLRDLGFESPQVFLVSSFKPHIYEFSELHETLERELPAHKRDALLRAMPSFSLKIINKITVFQSRIKYWATLSAAVAAVPVPGLSAATFNLSMMVSVVTDYVTGFGLDKQSLEKLAASSGVSYDDLCADIKSELAKEKITKEFFMIMFISLASKAALMAAEKVSRWIPIIVTAASMGISFTTTYLTLSDFLSQLADDAQRVFKRALVLETSV